The Daucus carota subsp. sativus chromosome 9, DH1 v3.0, whole genome shotgun sequence genome window below encodes:
- the LOC135149300 gene encoding probable aquaporin NIP-type, which yields MTKSEDIEEGIVEEEEEKPEATSFWTSVEVVLLLQKIFAELVGSYFLLFIGGGSVAVNKKYGSVSFPGISLCWGLVVMALVYSVGHISGAHFNPAVTVTFAVFRRFPLKQVPLYMVAQVLGSILGSGTLVLIFDSDNEHFFGTTPIDTATQTFVLEIVITFILMFVISGVATDSRAIGSMAGLAVGGTITMNVFMAGPVSGASMNPSRTLGPALIFHIYKGLWAYMVGPFIGAILGGFAYNMIRRTDKPLRELTKSNSFIASCARR from the exons ATGACAAAGAGTGAAGATATTGAAGAAGGCATTgtagaagaagaggaagaaaagcCTGAAGCTACTAGTTTCTGGACTTCTGTAGAGGTTGTCTTACTATTACAGAAGATTTTCGCAGAACTGGTCGGCTCGTATTTCCTGTTATTCATCGGGGGCGGGTCGGTGGCAGTGAATAAGAAATATGGTTCGGTATCGTTTCCTGGGATTTCTTTGTGTTGGGGACTTGTTGTAATGGCATTGGTTTACTCTGTCGGACATATATCTGGAGCACATTTTAATCCAGCTGTCACGGTCACATTTGCTGTTTTCCGTCGTTTCCCCTTGAAGCAG GTACCTCTGTACATGGTGGCACAAGTACTGGGATCAATTCTAGGAAGTGGAACTTTGGTCCTTATATTTGATTCAGACAATGAGCATTTTTTCGGGACAACGCCTATAGACACTGCTACTCAGACCTTTGTCCTAGAGATTGTCATCACCTTCATTCTCATGTTCGTTATTTCTGGAGTTGCCACAGATAGCCGAGCA ATTGGAAGTATGGCAGGACTTGCCGTTGGAGGTACTATAACCATGAACGTTTTCATGGCCGG GCCAGTATCAGGAGCATCAATGAACCCCTCGAGGACACTCGGGCCAGCTctgatatttcatatatataaaggaTTATGGGCATATATGGTAGGCCCTTTTATTGGAGCAATACTTGGAGGATTTGCCTATAACATGATCAGAAGGACTGATAAACCGCTGCGCGAACTCACCAAAAGCAATTCATTCATCGCGAGTTGTGCTCGAAGGTAG
- the LOC108201471 gene encoding uncharacterized protein LOC108201471, with product MDKSWIFKDRDTLDYEIGVEEFLIFAEENASDTKKIPCPCKRCVNFKKFAVKIIRGHLYEYGFSLGYLDWIWHTQGCGITGSTVHDNAPSPAPTLDPASMHSPGHASQTVNVCDAAYNSSEYNNESYQFRRFVADAQQPLYEGSECTKLESMLKLHNWKARFGISDSTFTDLLSTVGSLLPKEDVMPPNAYEVKKTLSNLGLEYIKYHSCPNDCILYRGVYVDASECPKCGLSRWKLGKDGKVRINVPAKIMWYFPIIPRFKRMFKSPSTSELMTWHAKQRIEDGKMRHPADSPSWRNIDYRWLAFGSEARNIRLALSADGINPHNNGLTNRYTCCRGDQKTA from the coding sequence ATGGACAAGTCTTGGATTTTCAAAGATAGGGATACACTTGACTATGAAATTGGGGTTGAAGagtttttaatatttgccgAGGAAAATGCTAGTGATACTAAAAAAATCCCATGCCCCTGTAAAAGATGTgttaactttaaaaaatttgCAGTTAAGATTATTAGGGGACATTTATATGAATACGGTTTTAGTTTGGGATACCTTGATTGGATTTGGCACACACAAGGGTGTGGAATCACTGGATCAACAGTTCATGACAATGCCCCTAGCCCTGCACCTACGCTTGACCCTGCATCGATGCATTCCCCTGGTCATGCATCACAAACAGTCAATGTTTGTGATGCTGCGTATAATTCGAGTGAGTACAATAATGAGTCGTATCAGTTTAGGAGATTTGTGGCTGATGCTCAACAGCCTTTGTATGAGGGTAGTGAATGTACCAAATTGGAGTCGATGCTGAAACTGCATAATTGGAAAGCAAGGTTTGGAATTAGTGATAGCACCTTTACAGATTTATTGTCTACTGTTGGCTCTCTCCTTCCTAAAGAAGATGTGATGCCACCTAATGCATATGAAGTCAAGAAAACATTATCCAACTTAGGCCTAGAATACATAAAGTACCACTCATGTCCAAACGATTGCATACTATATCGGGGGGTATATGTTGATGCTTCTGAGTGTCCTAAGTGTGGTCTATCTCGCTGGAAGTTAGGAAAGGATGGTAAAGTAAGGATTAATGTTCCTGCTAAAATAATGTGGTATTTTCCAATTATTCCGAGATTCAAGCGAATGTTTAAATCTCCTTCTACATCTGAACTGATGACCTGGCACGCAAAGCAGCGAATAGAAGATGGAAAGATGCGGCATCCAGCCGACTCTCCTTCTTGGAGAAATATCGACTATAGGTGGCTTGCCTTCGGTAGTGAGGCAAGAAATATTCGCTTGGCGTTGTCTGCAGATGGTATAAACCCGCATAATAACGGTCTAACCAATAGATACACTTGTTGTAGGGGTGATCAGaaaaccgcataa
- the LOC108200870 gene encoding serine carboxypeptidase-like 50, which produces MQSVSTKLLLLLSILNQYYLLATPSRVHSISPIPNEALPTKSGYLQVNSTTKSAMFYTFYEAKEPNLLLSETPILIWLQGGPGCSSMLGNFYELGPWRVVSSQGHNVEKLALEPNQGSWNRLFGLVFIDNPIGTGFSLATTTEEIPRDQQAVSKHLYKAIRAFIALESLFKTRPIYVTGESYAGKYVPAIGYYILKRNAGLPTSSQVNLVGVAIGNGLIDPITQVATHAMSAYFSGLVNEKQKTVLEKVQDEAIGLAKLGNWSVATDARSKVLNLLQNMTGLATLYDFRRSIPYEEDLVTTYLSSMEVKKALGANVSIDFEVCSDTVGKILHEDLMKSTKYMVEFLVKHTKVLLYQGEFDLRVGVVAAEAWMKKMKWDQIENFLEADRKVWKVKGKLAGYVQKWGSLSHAIVSNAGHLVPADQAVNSQAMIEDWVLNRGLFSDNGIVEHLNPSYNSE; this is translated from the coding sequence atgcagtCAGTTTCAACTAAGCTTCTCTTGCTTCTGTCCATCCTCAATCAATACTACTTGTTAGCAACCCCATCAAGAGTTCACTCGATCTCCCCTATCCCAAATGAAGCACTTCCGACAAAATCAGGCTATCTCCAAGTCAATTCAACAACAAAATCTGCCATGTTTTACACTTTTTACGAAGCGAAAGAGCCTAATTTACTGCTTTCTGAAACCCCGATTCTCATTTGGCTTCAGGGTGGACCTGGTTGTTCCTCCATGTTAGGGAATTTTTACGAACTAGGACCCTGGCGCGTTGTTTCTTCTCAGGGGCATAATGTCGAAAAGCTTGCCCTGGAACCTAATCAGGGTTCTTGGAATAGGTTATTTGGCCTTGTTTTCATTGATAATCCGATTGGAACTGGGTTTAGCTTAGCTACAACAACTGAAGAAATTCCAAGAGACCAGCAAGCTGTTAGTAAGCACCTTTATAAGGCCATAAGAGCGTTTATTGCATTGGAATCGCTGTTTAAAACTCGTCCCATTTATGTTACTGGTGAAAGTTATGCTGGAAAATATGTTCCAGCAATAGGGTATTATATTCTGAAAAGAAATGCAGGGTTGCCAACATCGAGTCAAGTGAATTTAGTTGGTGTGGCTATAGGGAACGGTTTGATTGATCCAATCACACAAGTGGCGACTCATGCTATGAGTGCTTATTTTTCTGGACTTGTCAATGAGAAGCAGAAGACTGTACTGGAGAAAGTTCAAGATGAAGCTATTGGATTGGCAAAACTTGGTAACTGGAGTGTAGCGACGGATGCAAGAAGTAAAGTCCTAAACTTGTTGCAAAACATGACGGGCTTGGCCACTTTATATGACTTCCGGAGATCAATTCCTTATGAAGAAGACCTAGTGACGACATATTTGAGTAGCATGGAGGTTAAGAAAGCATTAGGAGCGAATGTATCGATAGATTTTGAGGTATGTAGTGATACTGTAGGCAAGATATTGCATGAAGATTTGATGAAGAGCACTAAATATATGGTGGAATTTTTAGTTAAGCATACCAAGGTGTTGCTTTATCAAGGGGAGTTTGATCTAAGGGTTGGTGTTGTCGCGGCTGAGGCTTGGATGAAGAAAATGAAATGGGatcaaattgaaaattttctgGAAGCAGATAGGAAGGTCTGGAAAGTGAAAGGGAAGCTTGCAGGCTATGTACAAAAATGGGGAAGCTTGAGTCATGCTATTGTGTCTAATGCTGGACATCTCGTGCCTGCGGATCAGGCTGTGAATTCTCAGGCAATGATTGAAGATTGGGTGTTAAATAGAGGATTGTTTTCCGATAACGGGATTGTGGAGCATCTGAATCCTTCTTACAATTCAGAGTGA
- the LOC108202152 gene encoding histone H1, which yields MDKLKDAVMKLFVNIGPEQKGSIQAHINNFVSDFKPPHHPPYAAMIHRAIEELSERRGSSEDSISQYIRKQYTDLPLAHNSLLKHHLRELSNSGEILMTGRHLYLIPSTDARLEPGVTAEKVKLKRNKKTRRGSGKIGKKYEESDEDEEIYYEESDEHEEKYAEAKGKTGRNDREGDELIGELIHAANPALEFCVTAESDKPKRKRMRRGRGRIGKKNKESDEH from the exons ATGGATAAACTCAAAGATGCTGTAATGAAGCTCTTTGTGAACATTGGTCCTGAACAGAAAGGTTCAATTCAAGCACACATCAACAACTTCGTCTCTGATTTCAAGCCTCCTCATCATCCTCCATACGCTGCG ATGATACATAGAGCAATTGAAGAGTTGAGCGAGAGAAGAGGTTCAAGTGAAGATTCAATATCACAGTATATTAGGAAGCAGTACACTGACCTTCCATTAGCTCACAATTCGTTGTTGAAGCATCATTTGCGCGAGCTGAGCAATTCTGGTGAGATCTTGATGACTGGtagacatttatatttaatcccTAGCACTGATGCCAGGCTGGAGCCTGGTGTTACAGCTGAGAAAGTTAAACTGAAGAGAAATAAGAAGACACGAAGGGGTAGTGGTAAGATTGGTAAGAAATATGAGGAGTCTGATGAGGATGAGGAAATATATTATGAGGAGTCTGATGAGCATGAGGAAAAATATGCCGAGGCAAAGGGAAAAACTGGTAGGAATGACAGAGAGGGAGATGAGTTGATTGGAGAACTTATTCATGCTGCCAACCCTGCACTGGAGTTTTGTGTTACAGCTGAGAGTGATAAGCCAAAGAGAAAGAGGATGAGGAGGGGTAGGGGTAGGATAGGTAAGAAAAATAAGGAGTCTGATGAGCATTGA
- the LOC108203061 gene encoding serine carboxypeptidase-like 50, with translation MESTSAKLLLFLFILSHYYLQATSSRVLSISPIPNEALPTRSGYLQVNSTTKSAMFYTFYEAKEPNSSLSETPILIWLQGGPGCSSMLGNFYELGPWRVVSSQGHNVEHLKLEPNSGSWNRLFGLVFIDNPIGTGFSVATTTEEIPRDQHAVGKHLFKAIKAFVALDSLFKTRPIFVTGESYAGKYVPAIGYYILKRNARLPKGNQVNLAGVAIGNGLTDPITQVATHAMSAYFSGLINEKQKTRLEEAQDKAIGLIKVGNWSGATNARTKVLNLLQNMTGLATLYDFRRLVAYEDYLVEDYLSSMEVKKALGANASIAFEVCSDKVGDILHEDVMKSVKYMVEFLVKHTKVLLYQGQFDLRDGVVSTEAWMKKMKWDGIEKFLEADRKVWKVKEKLAGYVQIWGSLSHAIVSNAGHLVPTDQAVNSQVMIEDWVLDRGLFANKEIVDPSAPSYDSK, from the coding sequence ATGGAGTCAACTTCAGCTAAGTTGCTCCTCTTTCTCTTCATTCTTAGTCACTACTACTTGCAAGCAACCTCATCAAGAGTTCTTTCAATCTCTCCTATCCCAAATGAAGCACTTCCCACTAGATCAGGCTATCTCCAAGTCAATTCAACAACAAAATCTGCCATGTTCTACACTTTTTACGAGGCGAAAGAGCCTAATTCATCGCTTTCTGAAACCCCGATTCTCATCTGGCTTCAGGGTGGACCTGGGTGTTCCTCGATGTTGGGGAATTTTTATGAACTAGGACCCTGGCGAGTTGTTTCTTCTCAGGGGCATAATGTCGAACACCTGAAGCTTGAGCCCAATTCGGGGTCTTGGAATAGGTTGTTTGGCCTTGTTTTTATCGATAATCCGATTGGAACTGGGTTTAGTGTAGCGACAACGACAGAAGAAATTCCGAGAGACCAACATGCTGTTGGTAAACACCTATTTAAGGCGATAAAAGCGTTTGTTGCGTTGGACTCGTTGTTTAAGACTCGTCCGATTTTTGTTACCGGTGAAAGTTATGCTGGGAAATATGTTCCGGCAATAGGGTATTACATTCTAAAAAGAAATGCACGGTTGCCTAAAGGGAATCAAGTAAATTTAGCCGGTGTGGCTATAGGCAATGGTTTGACTGATCCGATCACACAAGTGGCTACTCATGCTATGAGTGCTTATTTTTCGGGGCTGATCAATGAAAAACAAAAGACTCGATTAGAGGAGGCTCAAGATAAAGCTATTGGTCTTATAAAAGTCGGTAATTGGAGCGGAGCAACCAATGCAAGAACGAAGGTTTTGAACTTGTTGCAAAACATGACAGGCTTGGCCACTTTATATGACTTCCGGAGATTAGTTGCTTACGAAGATTACCTAGTAGAAGATTATTTGAGTAGCATGGAGGTTAAAAAAGCATTAGGAGCAAATGCATCAATTGCTTTTGAGGTATGTAGCGATAAAGTGGGGGATATATTGCATGAAGATGTAATGAAGAGTGTGAAATATATGGTGGAGTTTTTGGTTAAACATACTAAGGTGTTGCTTTATCAAGGGCAGTTTGATCTGAGGGATGGTGTAGTCTCAACTGAGGCTTGGATGAAAAAAATGAAGTGGGATGGAATCGAAAAGTTTCTGGAGGCAGATAGGAAAGTTTGGAAGGTGAAAGAGAAGCTCGCAGGCTATGTGCAGATATGGGGAAGCTTGAGTCATGCTATTGTGTCTAATGCTGGACATCTCGTGCCTACAGATCAGGCTGTGAATTCTCAGGTGATGATTGAAGATTGGGTTTTAGATAGAGGGTTGTTCGCCAATAAGGAAATTGTTGACCCTTCAGCTCCTTCTTACGACTCCAAGTAA